A section of the Chelmon rostratus isolate fCheRos1 chromosome 16, fCheRos1.pri, whole genome shotgun sequence genome encodes:
- the psmb13a gene encoding proteasome 20S subunit beta 13a, with translation MALSNVLETPAAGFNFDNAARNAALEGLFEGGLKPKPLKTGTTIAGVVFKDGVVLGADTRATSSEVVADKMCAKIHYIAPNIYCCGAGTAADTEKTTELVSSNLTIFSLNSGRNPRVVMAVNILQDMLYRYHGQIGANLILGGVDCTGNHLYTVGPYGSVDKVPYLAMGSGDLAALGILEDGFKPDLELEKAKELVRGAIHAGIMSDLGSGNNIDICVVTRQGVDYIRPYQESEFKDNRKMKYKYRPGTTSVLTEKVVPLKLEVVQETVQRMDTA, from the exons ATGGCGCTATCAAATGTCCTCGAAACTCCTGCAGCTGGGTTTAATTTCGACAACGCAGCGAG gAATGCTGCGTTAGAGGGTTTGTTTGAAGGGGGGCTGAAGCCCAAACCTCTGAAAACAGGCACCACGATAGCGGGAGTTGTGTTCAAG GATGGGGTGGTGCTGGGAGCAGACACAAGAGCTACCTCCAGTGAAGTGGTGGCCGACAAGATGTGCGCCAAGATCCATTACATTGCTCCAAATATATA ctgtTGTGGAGCAGGTacagcagcagatacagagAAGACCACAGAGCTTGTCTCCTCCAACCTCACCATCTTCTCTCTGAACAGCGGGAGGAACCCTCGTGTCGTCATGGCCGTCAACATACTACAGGATATGTTGTACAG GTATCACGGCCAAATTGGTGCCAATCTTATACTGGGAGGAGTAGATTGCACTGGGAACCACCTGTACACAGTGGGGCCATATGGGAGCGTAGATAAGGTGCCCTACCTTGCAATGG GATCCGGTGATCTGGCTGCTCTTGGGATTCTAGAGGATGGGTTCAAACCAGACCTGGAG CTGGAGAAGGCAAAGGAGCTGGTGCGTGGTGCCATCCACGCAGGAATCATGAGTGACCTCGGCTCAGGCAACAACATCGACATCTGCGTCGTCACCAGACAAGGAGTGGACTACATCAGACCGTACCAGGAGTCGGAGTTCAAAGACAACAG gaaaatgaaatacaaataccGTCCAGGCACGACATCGGTTCTGACAGAGAAAGTAGTCCCCTTAAAGCTGGAGGTTGTACAGGAGACCGTGCAGCGGATGGATACCGCCTGA
- the psmb8a gene encoding proteasome subunit beta type-8, with amino-acid sequence MALFDVTGFKTYSELREQILPAQQTHLVDRTNHYNFGTKTQEFAVPLGVDPSGFLKSCNRDGGVCIELNHGTTTLAFKFRHGVIVAVDSRASAGHYLASNDVNKVIEINPYLLGTMSGSAADCQYWERLLAKECRLYRLRNNHRISVAAASKLLSNMMLGYRGMGLSMGSMICGWDKEGPGLYYVDDNGTRLSGRMFSTGCGNSYAYGVVDSGYREDMTVEEAYELGRRGIAHATHRDAYSGGVVNMYHMQEDGWIKVCKEDVSELIHRYRKGMF; translated from the exons ATGGCTCTTTTCGACGTTACTGGTTTTAAAACGTATTCTGAGCTCCGGGAGCAGATTCTTCCAGCACAACAGACGCATCTCGTCGACAGAACCAACCACTACAATTTCGGGACCAAAACTCAAGAATTCGCTGTGCCTCTGGGTGTTGAT CCATCAGGGTTTCTCAAGTCCTGCAACCGTGACGGAGGTGTGTGTATAGAGCTGAACCACGGCACCACCACTCTGGCCTTCAAGTTCAGACATGGTGTCATCGTGGCTGTGGACTCCAGAGCCTCAGCTGGCCATTATTTAG CATCCAACGATGTCAACAAGGTCATAGAGATCAACCCCTACCTGCTGGGCACCATGTCGGGCAGCGCTGCAGACTGCCAGTACTGGGAGAGACTCCTGGCCAAAGAGTGCAG GCTGTACAGGCTGAGGAACAACCACAGgatctctgtggctgctgcctCCAAACTGCTGTCTAACATGATGCTGGGTTACCGAGGCATGGGCCTGTCCATGGGAAGCATGATCTGTGGATGGGACAAAGAG GGCCCTGGTCTGTACTATGTGGACGATAACGGGACGCGTCTGTCGGGCCGTATGTTCTCTACTGGTTGTGGTAACAGTTACGCCTACGGTGTGGTGGACAGCGGTTACCGGGAAGACATGACGGTGGAGGAAGCGTATGAACTGGGCCGTCGGGGCATCGCTCACGCTACACACAGGGATGCTTACTCTGGAGGGGTGGTCAACA tgTACCACATGCAGGAGGACGGCTGGATTAAGGTGTGTAAGGAAGACGTATCAGAGCTGATCCACCGCTACAGGAAGGGGATGTTCTGA